The sequence below is a genomic window from Variovorax paradoxus B4.
GCCCGAAGACATCAGCGTGATGAACCCGTACGGCCAGGTGCCGATCTTGGTCGAGCGCGACCTGATCCTGTACGAGTCGAACATCATCAACGAGTACATCGACGAGCGCTTCCCGCATCCGCAGCTGATGCCCGGCGACCCGGTCGACCGCGCGCGCGTGCGCCTGTTCCTGCTCAACTTCGAGAAGGAACTGTTCGTGCACGTGGCTGCGCTCGAGAACCGCACCGCCAAGGGCAACGAGAAGGCGCTCGAAAAGGCGCGCTCGCACATCCGCGACCGCCTGACGCAGCTCGCACCCGTGTTCCTCAAGAACAAGTACATGCTGGGCGACAATTTCTCGATGCTCGACGTGGCGATTGCGCCGCTGCTCTGGCGCCTCGACTATTACGGCATTGACCTCAGCAAGAACGCGGCTCCGCTTCTGAAGTACGCTGAGCGCATCTTCTCGCGCCCGGCCTACATCGAAGCGCTCACGCCCTCTGAAAAGGTCATGCGCAAGTAAAACTGCGTCAATCGTTCTCCGCTGTCTTTCATGATCAACGCGCTCGAGTCGTCCTCCACCCGCCCGTACCTCATCCGGGCGCTGTACGAATGGTGCACCGACAACGGGTTCACGCCCTATGTCGCGGTGCAGGTCGACGACACCGTCCAGGTGCCGCGCGAGTACGTGAAGAACGGCGAGATCGTGCTGAACATCAGCTTCGACGCGACCAGTTCGCTCAAGCTCGGCAACGATTTCATCGAGTTCAAGGCCCGCTTCGCGGGCAGTGCGCGCGAAATCGTCGTGCCCGTGGGCCGCGTGATTGCGATCTACGCGCGCGAGAACGGGCAGGGCATGGCGTTTCCCGCGCCGGTGCCTGCCGGCAGTGGCGCCGAGGGTGGCGCGCCGTCTCCGACGGCCGGCGCGCCTTCGCCCCAGGGGCCTGCGCGCATGCCGCTGCGCGACGCCTCGCGCGGCACCGAAGGCGATGCCGGCAAGATCGTTCATCTGGTGACGGGCGAAGACGCGGATGAAATGGTCGATGTCGGCGACGACACCGGTTTGCCCGCCGACCCCACCGATGAGCCGCCGCGCCCGCCGGCCGGGGGCGGCAGCCGTCCGTCGCTCAAGCGCGTGAAGTAAGAGCAGTCAACGCACAATGGGCCTCGACGGGCGGCTGGTTTCGCACCGTTAAAATCCCCAGAGAGATCCGTGCCGCTTTAGCTCAGTTGGTAGAGCACCCGCCTTGTAAGCGGAAGGTCGTCAGTTCGATTCCGACAAGCGGCACCATATCGAAAATACCGGAAAGCACACGCGCTGACCGGGCACGAAAGAAGCGGCGATCTGCCCGCTCCTTTCATCCTCGCTGCTGAAGATCAGCAGCGCCCCTTCTTGGCCTGTCCCGGTGGGCAGTGGTATCCACCGCCGCCGCCTGGATGATCGTCGCGATCGGCGTGGCGATGCGGTTCTGCGCGGCGCCAGTTGCCTTCCATCCACCGCCATCCGCCGTCCGCCTGGACCCAGCGGCCCGGCGCATACGCGTAGTCGGGCCGTGCCGCCTGCCAGTAGCCCGAACGCCAGACGTAGGCGCGTTCGTTCCATTGCCAGTGCCCGGCTACCCACACCTGACCGGGCCTCGGCCCCGGCATGGGTTCATAGCGCGGCGCGGGAGGCGCTACCTGGATCAGGCCGGGCACATTGATCTGGACCGAAACCTGCGCCGCGGCGGGCAGGGCCAACGCCACGAATGCGGCTGCGGCCAGGAGAGCTGAGACTTTCATTGGAACCCTTGAACGTGTGTACAGGTCTGCACAACGCAAACCGGGGGGAAAGTGTAATCAGCACATTCCCTTGGGGCGGCCGGCAGAGCAAAACGCGGGCGATGGGCCTCGGCCTGCTGCTTGACCCTCAACGCCGGCGCCGTGAATGCGGGCGGGCTCCTGGTGCTGCACATGTACACCTCGCACATGACGGGCTTCGCGTCGCAGGCTGCGGACGGGCTGGTGCTGGGCAACACCTACCTCGGCTTCGTCTGCGTGGTGCCGCTGCCGGCCGTCTCCATCCCGCCGCTCATGGAGGACGTGCCGCGCTCCAGGCCGCTGCAGAAGCTGCTGGCTGCATTCAGACGGCGCCCACGCTGCCCGTGACCGGCAGCACGATGCCGGTGATGTAGCTGGCGCAGCTCGGCGCGGCCAGGAACACGTAGGCAGGCGAGAGCTCTTCCGGCTGCGCAGGCCTTTGCAGGTCGGTTTTCTTGCCGAAATCCTTGATCTTCCCGGGCGGGCTGTCGGCGGGATTCAAGGGCGTCCACACCGGCCCGGGCGCCACCGCATTCACCCGGATGCCCTTGGGCAGCAGGTTGCTGGCCAGCGATTTGGTGAAGGCGTGGATCGCGCCCTTGGTGGTCGAATAGTCGAGCAGGTGCGCGCTGCCCTCCAGGCCCGTGACCGAGCCGGTATTGATGATCGAGGCGCCTGGGCCCAGGTGCGGAACCGCGGCGCGTGCCATCTGGAAATAGCCGAAGACATTGGTCCTGAGCGTGAGTTCGAAGCGCTCGTCGGTGATGTCCTCGATGGACGCCGCGTGCAGCTGGAAGGCCGCGTTGTTTACGAGGATGTCGAGCTTGCCGAAGGCTTCGAGCGTCTGGTCGACCGCGTCGCGGCAGAACGCCGGATCGCAGACGTCGCCCTTGATGAGGATGCAGCGTGCGCCTTCGGCCTCCACGTGGCGCCGGGTTTCCTCGGCGTCCTCGTCTTCGTCGAGGTAGGCGATGGCGACGTCGGCGCCTTCACGGGCATAGAGCAGCGCCACCGCGCGGCCGATGCCGGAATCGCCGCCGGTCACCAGGGCCGCCATGCCCTCGAGCTTGCCGCTGCCCTTGTAGTCCGGCGCTTCGAAGCGCGGGCGCAGCGCCATCTCGGCCTCGAGCCCTGGCTTGCTCAGGTGCTGCGCCGGCAGGGGATTGACCGGCTGCGAGCGCGGCCCTGCCTGCGCGGGCTGGCTGGACTTCTTGGCGGCGGGCTTGGCACCGTCCTTCGCGTCCTGCGTGCGCTGGACGGTCCGCTGCTTGGCGGCCGTGTGCGCGCTTGCGCGGGACCGGGTGGATGTTGCGGGGGAGGCGGTAGTCGATTTCATGTGCGTGGGCTCCTGCATGTGAAAGACAACCGTAGGGCGCCGTCGCGCGGCCCGCGTAGGAATCCGTCCCGAATGCACGCCCACCGAAGTTGACCCGAGGATTTCCGAGCCGACCTGGGGCGAGCTAGATTTCAGCTCCCTCGACCAGGAAGCGCACCCGGCGCACACCCTGCCATTCGTCGGCATCGAGCCTGAAGGCGAGCTTCACGCGTGCGGGCAGCGGCTCGGTATGGCCGAACCAGATGCCGTCGACCGGCTGCCCCTGGTGCCGCAGCTTGAGCGCCAGGTGCTTCTCGCCCACCAGGCGCTGCGACACCACTTCCACTTCCTCGCTGAAGGTGGGCGGGGCAAAGCCCTGGCCCCACACTTCGCGGTGCAGCGTGTCGACCAGGTCGATGCGCATGTATTCGCGCGCCAGCGGCCCGTCGGTGTCGAGGCGGCGGGTCAGCGTGGCGGCGTCGAGCCACTCGTGCGCCACCTCGGCCAGCGCCTGTTCGAACACGTCGAACTTCTCGCGCGCCACGGTGCAGCCGGCGGCCATCGCATGGCCGCCGAAGCGCAGCAGCACGCCCGGATGGCGCTTGGCCACCAGGTCGAGCGCATCGCGCAGGTGAAAGCCCGGAATCGACCGGCCCGAGCCCTTGAGCTCGTGTTCCTTGCCGGGCGCGCCGCTGGCGGCAAAGACGAAGGTCGGGCGGTGGAAGCGGTCCTTGATGCGCGAGGCGACGATGCCGACCACGCCTTCGTGAAAGTCGGCATCGAACACGCTGATGGCGGCCGGAGGCGCCTCGCTGCCGTCGGCCGTGGCGCCGAACAGCGATTCGGCCAGCAGCAGCGCCTGGTCGCGCATGCCGCCCTCGATGTCGCGCCGCTCGCGGTTGATGCCGTCGAGCATGCGCGCGAGTTCGTCGGCGCGGCCCGCGTCGTCGGTCAGCAGGCATTCGATGCCCAGCGTCATGTCGGCGAGCCGTCCGGCCGCGTTGATGCGCGGGCCGAGCGCGAAGCCGAAGTCGAAGGTGGTGGCCACCGCGGCGTTGCGTCCCGCGGCCTTGAACAGCGCCGCAATGCCGGCCGGCAGCGCGCCGGCGCGGATGCGCCGCAGGCCCTGCGCCACCAGGCGGCGGTTGTTGGCGTCGAGCTTCACCACGTCGGCCACGGTGCCGAGCGCGACCAGCGGGAGCAGCACGTCGAGCTTGGGTTGCGTGGCCGCGGTGAAGACGCCGCGCGCGCGCAGCTCGGAGCGCAGCGCCAGCAGCACGTAGAACATCACGCCGACGCCGGCGATGCTCTTGCTCTCGAAGCCGCAGCCGGGCTGGTTGGGGTTCACCAGCACGTCGGCGGCCGGCAGCTCGGGGCCGGGCAGGTGGTGGTCGGTGACCAGCACCTGCAGGCCGCGCGCCTTGGCCGCGGCCACGCCCTCGACGCTGGCGATGCCGTTGTCGACGGTGATCAGCATGTCGGCGCCGCTGTCGGCCACGCGCTCGGCAATCGGCGGCGTGAGGCCGTAGCCGTCGACCACGCGGTCGGGCACCAGGTAGCTCACGTTCCTTGCGCCGAGCAGGCGCAGGCCCCGCACCGCGACGGCACAGGCGGTGGCGCCGTCGCAGTCGTAGTCGGCCACGATGCACAGGCGCTTGTCGAGCGCCATCGCATCGGCCAGCAGCACCGCGGCCTCGCGCGTGCCGTGCAGGGTGTCGGGCGGCAGCAGGCGCGCCAGGCCGTCGTCGAGCTCGTCCTTGGCCAGCACGCCGCGTGCGGCGAAGAGGCGGGCCAGCAGCGGATGCACGCCGGCCTGCTCGAGCGCCCAGACCGAGCGGGGCGGAATTTCCCTTGCGTAGATCTTCATAGCGCCTCGAGCACGTTGGCGGCGCGCGGCCGGTCGAACAGGCTCCTGGCCCAGCCCACCAGCCCGCGCTGCCGCACCGCGTAGCGCTGTGCCGTACGGTCGCCGCACAGCGTGAGCGTGACGTCGACACCGGCGGTGTAGTCGGCCAGCAGGGTGGCGATGCTGCTCGCGTCCAGCGCCTGCCATGCTTCGGCCCACCCCAGGCCGTCGTCGCGCAGCGCGGCCACGCGCAGCGCGTCGCTCACGGCCGGTGGGACGGTGTCGGCCAAGGGGAGGCCGGCCTCCAGGGCGCCGGTGCCGCTGAGCCAGAAAGAATTGATCGGCGGCACGCCGCGTGCGGCGCGGTCGTCGTTCACGCGCTGGGTGTAGAGCAGCATCTGCATTTCGTTCTGGAGGCGGCGCAGCGGCCGTGCAGCATGGGCCAGCGGCGACCACTGCGAAATCGGGTGGCCCACCGCGCGGTCGATGGAGGCCGTGGCCAGGCCTTCGAAGATGTGCGCGCGCGCGAGCCAGCGGCCGGGCGTGGGAGAAGGGTGCAGCGCAATGCCGTCTTCCTCGAAGAAGGGATGGGCGGCGGCCAGCAGCGCGGCCGATTCGGCGGCATCGATCTCGATCGCGGCCGGGTCGCCCAGCACCACGTCGTCGATGCCCACCTGCCAGTTGCACAGCGAAACCACGCCCCAGCCTTCGCGGTCGCCGGGTTCTGCGATGCCGCTCTGCCTGGCTTCCAGCGCAGCCCAGGGAATGGAGCCATCGGGCGCGGAAATGCCCAGCGCCCTGGCCAGCGCCCGTTCATGGGGCGGCGAACGCGTGCTTTCGTCTTGCGTGTCGGCCTCTGCGAGCGAGAGCCGGGAGAGCAGGGCCTCGAGATTCGGCAGCCGAAGCGTGGGCAGTGCCGCGCGGCAAGCCGGGGAACCGCGGCCGGCAAAGGGGATCAACAAGTGACGTGGGAGAGGTTCGGCCATCTCCCTATTGTCCGGGATGCTAGGATGAAACGCCCCCCGAAGCGCCTTCGGCGCCTCCCCCCCCACTGGGGGGCGCACCCAGCGGCCCGGCAAAGCCGGTTCCGCGGGCGCACCTGGCTGAGCTCAAACTGAAAATATGCGACTTCCTTATGAACTGAAGCTCGGCTGGCGCTACACGCGCGCAGGCCGGGCGACGCGGCGCAACGGCTTCATCTCCTTCATCTCCGGCGTGTCGATGCTCGGCATCGCGTTGGGGGTGGCGGCGCTGATCATTGTGCTCAGCGTGATGAACGGCTTCCAGAAGGAGGTGCGCGACCGCATGCTCGGCGTGGTGTCGCACATCGAGATCCTGTCGCGCGACGGCCAGGCCCTGCCCGACATCGACGCCATCACGGCCGCAGCCCGCAAGAACCCCGAGGTGATCGGCGCGGCGCCCTTCATCGCCACGCAGGCGCTCATTGCGCGCGGCGAGGACATGAAGGGCACGCTGGTGCGCGGCATCGTGCCCAAGCTCGAGCCCGAGGTGACCGACATTGCCACCACGGCACAGAAGGGC
It includes:
- a CDS encoding glutathione S-transferase N-terminal domain-containing protein, with product MMVLYSGTTCPFSHRCRFVLFEKGMDFEIRDVDLYNKPEDISVMNPYGQVPILVERDLILYESNIINEYIDERFPHPQLMPGDPVDRARVRLFLLNFEKELFVHVAALENRTAKGNEKALEKARSHIRDRLTQLAPVFLKNKYMLGDNFSMLDVAIAPLLWRLDYYGIDLSKNAAPLLKYAERIFSRPAYIEALTPSEKVMRK
- a CDS encoding ClpXP protease specificity-enhancing factor, whose translation is MINALESSSTRPYLIRALYEWCTDNGFTPYVAVQVDDTVQVPREYVKNGEIVLNISFDATSSLKLGNDFIEFKARFAGSAREIVVPVGRVIAIYARENGQGMAFPAPVPAGSGAEGGAPSPTAGAPSPQGPARMPLRDASRGTEGDAGKIVHLVTGEDADEMVDVGDDTGLPADPTDEPPRPPAGGGSRPSLKRVK
- a CDS encoding YXWGXW repeat-containing protein, with protein sequence MKVSALLAAAAFVALALPAAAQVSVQINVPGLIQVAPPAPRYEPMPGPRPGQVWVAGHWQWNERAYVWRSGYWQAARPDYAYAPGRWVQADGGWRWMEGNWRRAEPHRHADRDDHPGGGGGYHCPPGQAKKGRC
- a CDS encoding SDR family oxidoreductase — translated: MKSTTASPATSTRSRASAHTAAKQRTVQRTQDAKDGAKPAAKKSSQPAQAGPRSQPVNPLPAQHLSKPGLEAEMALRPRFEAPDYKGSGKLEGMAALVTGGDSGIGRAVALLYAREGADVAIAYLDEDEDAEETRRHVEAEGARCILIKGDVCDPAFCRDAVDQTLEAFGKLDILVNNAAFQLHAASIEDITDERFELTLRTNVFGYFQMARAAVPHLGPGASIINTGSVTGLEGSAHLLDYSTTKGAIHAFTKSLASNLLPKGIRVNAVAPGPVWTPLNPADSPPGKIKDFGKKTDLQRPAQPEELSPAYVFLAAPSCASYITGIVLPVTGSVGAV
- the recJ gene encoding single-stranded-DNA-specific exonuclease RecJ, with translation MKIYAREIPPRSVWALEQAGVHPLLARLFAARGVLAKDELDDGLARLLPPDTLHGTREAAVLLADAMALDKRLCIVADYDCDGATACAVAVRGLRLLGARNVSYLVPDRVVDGYGLTPPIAERVADSGADMLITVDNGIASVEGVAAAKARGLQVLVTDHHLPGPELPAADVLVNPNQPGCGFESKSIAGVGVMFYVLLALRSELRARGVFTAATQPKLDVLLPLVALGTVADVVKLDANNRRLVAQGLRRIRAGALPAGIAALFKAAGRNAAVATTFDFGFALGPRINAAGRLADMTLGIECLLTDDAGRADELARMLDGINRERRDIEGGMRDQALLLAESLFGATADGSEAPPAAISVFDADFHEGVVGIVASRIKDRFHRPTFVFAASGAPGKEHELKGSGRSIPGFHLRDALDLVAKRHPGVLLRFGGHAMAAGCTVAREKFDVFEQALAEVAHEWLDAATLTRRLDTDGPLAREYMRIDLVDTLHREVWGQGFAPPTFSEEVEVVSQRLVGEKHLALKLRHQGQPVDGIWFGHTEPLPARVKLAFRLDADEWQGVRRVRFLVEGAEI